In Achromobacter xylosoxidans A8, a single window of DNA contains:
- the dacB gene encoding D-alanyl-D-alanine carboxypeptidase/D-alanyl-D-alanine-endopeptidase: MTGRANMRMGGLKRWLAGGLLAAVAGVAGAQVPGLPPNVVNAWKASKLPDSSLSLVVQEVGGPRLVALNAKESRNPASVMKLVTTWAALSELGPNYVWRTEFMTAPGARPDAKGVLSGPLYLRAGGDPQFLLQDLWVLLRELRLRGVKQINDLVIDRSIFGQVATDPGAFDGAPDRAYNASPDALMVGFGALRLLFTPDPAANKWVPLIDPPLPGLKIEGRVEWSDARCPGAPVVTTEPLITQQGVTIRVNGKVAGSCGEFSLYRLALSQPDYATEVFRMLWKELGGTFKGQVRSGMVPPDAVVLASHDSPTLAEAIRQINKRSNNVMARTLLLTLGAERGRRPATVSSSETVAKELLARQGLDMPELVIDNGAGLSRDARVSADSLASMLTVAWNSPVMPEYISSFAIAGVDGTVRRRLKGDGTAGMAHLKTGSLRDVRSIAGYVLGASGKRYVVVSIVNHEQAGAVRAFDDALIAWLTEQ, from the coding sequence ATGACGGGACGAGCGAATATGCGTATGGGCGGGCTGAAGCGATGGCTGGCCGGCGGGCTGCTGGCCGCGGTGGCGGGGGTGGCCGGGGCGCAGGTTCCCGGCTTGCCGCCCAACGTGGTGAACGCCTGGAAGGCCAGCAAGCTGCCTGACAGCTCCCTGTCCCTGGTGGTGCAGGAGGTGGGCGGGCCGCGGCTGGTGGCGTTGAACGCCAAGGAGTCGCGCAATCCCGCCTCGGTGATGAAGCTGGTCACGACCTGGGCCGCGCTGTCCGAACTGGGGCCCAACTACGTCTGGCGCACCGAGTTCATGACGGCGCCCGGCGCGCGGCCCGACGCCAAGGGCGTGCTGAGCGGCCCGCTGTACCTGCGGGCAGGGGGCGATCCGCAATTCCTGTTGCAGGACCTGTGGGTGCTGCTGCGCGAATTGCGCCTGCGCGGCGTCAAGCAGATCAATGACCTGGTCATCGACCGCAGCATCTTCGGCCAGGTCGCGACCGACCCCGGCGCCTTCGACGGCGCTCCGGACCGGGCCTATAACGCCAGCCCGGACGCCTTGATGGTGGGCTTTGGCGCGCTGCGGCTGCTGTTCACGCCGGACCCCGCCGCCAACAAATGGGTGCCGCTGATCGATCCGCCGCTGCCGGGCCTGAAGATCGAGGGCCGCGTCGAATGGAGCGACGCCCGTTGCCCGGGCGCGCCGGTGGTGACCACCGAACCGTTGATCACCCAGCAGGGCGTGACCATCCGCGTGAACGGCAAGGTGGCCGGCTCCTGCGGCGAATTCAGCCTGTACCGCCTGGCGCTGTCGCAGCCCGACTACGCCACCGAGGTGTTCCGCATGCTCTGGAAGGAGCTGGGAGGCACCTTCAAGGGCCAGGTCCGTTCCGGCATGGTGCCGCCCGACGCGGTGGTGCTGGCCTCGCATGATTCGCCCACGCTGGCCGAGGCGATCCGCCAGATCAACAAGCGCAGCAACAACGTCATGGCGCGCACCTTGCTGCTGACCCTGGGCGCCGAGCGCGGCCGGCGGCCTGCCACCGTCTCCAGCAGCGAAACCGTGGCCAAGGAACTGCTGGCCAGGCAGGGCCTGGACATGCCCGAACTGGTCATCGACAACGGCGCCGGCCTGTCGCGCGATGCGCGGGTGTCGGCCGACAGCCTGGCGTCGATGCTGACCGTGGCCTGGAACTCGCCCGTCATGCCGGAGTACATCTCCTCTTTCGCGATCGCCGGCGTGGACGGCACGGTGCGCCGCCGCCTGAAGGGCGATGGCACGGCGGGCATGGCCCACCTGAAGACCGGCTCGCTGCGCGACGTGCGCTCCATCGCGGGCTATGTGCTGGGCGCCAGCGGCAAGCGCTACGTGGTGGTCAGCATCGTCAACCACGAACAGGCGGGCGCCGTGCGCGCCTTCGACGACGCCCTGATCGCCTGGCTTACCGAACAATAA
- a CDS encoding ABC transporter substrate-binding protein: MTPSRTLMAATLAALLAAGAAPALAQVKIGATLSTTGPQASLGIPERNTISLLPTEIGGVKVEYVVLDDASDTTRAVSNSHKLISENKVDLIVGSSTTPNTMAMLDTVASGTTPVITLASSARLIEPVDDKRRWVFKTPHSDSLMAEGIARHAAANGVKKLAFIGFNNALGETFWVEIEKAAKKHGIEVVGKEAFAPTDTSAVAQTLKVIGAAPDAVVVGASGTPAAMPARALRERGYKGKIYFNHGVANNDFLRVCGDACEGAWVPVGPVMVADLLPDTNPVKSTAQAFAKKYEAANGAGTVSLFAAYTWDVGLLLQQAVPVALKTAKPGTPEFRAALRDALENVKNLPTATGVVNMSPTDHNGLDERALVMATVASGKWRLQK, from the coding sequence ATGACCCCTAGTCGTACCCTCATGGCCGCCACGCTGGCCGCCCTGCTGGCCGCGGGCGCCGCGCCCGCGCTGGCCCAGGTGAAAATCGGCGCCACCCTGTCCACCACCGGTCCCCAGGCTTCGCTGGGCATCCCCGAACGCAACACCATCAGCCTGCTGCCCACCGAGATCGGCGGCGTCAAGGTCGAGTACGTGGTGCTGGACGACGCGTCCGACACCACCCGTGCGGTCAGCAATTCCCATAAGCTGATCTCGGAGAACAAGGTTGATCTGATCGTCGGCTCTTCCACCACGCCCAACACCATGGCCATGCTGGACACCGTGGCCAGCGGAACCACGCCCGTGATCACGCTGGCCTCGTCGGCGCGGCTGATCGAGCCGGTGGACGACAAGCGCCGCTGGGTGTTCAAGACCCCGCACTCCGATTCGCTGATGGCAGAAGGCATTGCGCGGCACGCCGCGGCCAACGGCGTGAAGAAGCTGGCCTTCATCGGCTTCAACAACGCGTTGGGCGAGACCTTCTGGGTGGAAATCGAGAAGGCGGCCAAAAAGCACGGTATCGAGGTGGTGGGCAAGGAAGCCTTTGCGCCCACGGATACTTCCGCCGTGGCCCAGACGCTGAAGGTGATCGGCGCGGCGCCTGACGCCGTGGTGGTCGGCGCCTCGGGCACGCCTGCCGCCATGCCGGCCCGGGCGCTGCGCGAGCGCGGCTACAAGGGCAAGATCTATTTCAACCACGGCGTGGCCAACAACGACTTCCTGCGGGTCTGTGGCGATGCCTGTGAGGGCGCCTGGGTGCCGGTGGGGCCGGTGATGGTGGCCGACCTGCTGCCGGATACCAACCCCGTCAAGTCCACCGCCCAGGCCTTCGCCAAGAAGTACGAGGCGGCCAACGGCGCGGGCACGGTGTCCCTGTTCGCCGCCTATACCTGGGACGTCGGCCTGCTGCTGCAGCAGGCCGTCCCGGTGGCGCTGAAGACCGCCAAGCCCGGCACGCCCGAGTTCCGGGCGGCGCTGCGCGATGCGCTGGAAAACGTCAAGAACCTGCCCACCGCGACCGGCGTGGTCAATATGAGTCCCACCGACCACAACGGGCTGGATGAGCGGGCGCTGGTGATGGCGACCGTCGCTTCCGGCAAGTGGCGGCTGCAGAAGTAG
- a CDS encoding IclR family transcriptional regulator — MSTDSSTGIQSAEIALDVLTRLAELGGALSVSELGRSLDMPRAKVHRYLVSLERRGYVEQDAASARYRLGPQALHTGLAALAEVDFVKLAAGSLDGLSAAIGQTVFISVWGQHGPTIVQWRDARLPVTVNVRVGSVLPLLNSATGRVFAAWLPESLALPRALAEWDALRAHDPDAARVLDATEPPADPAAALRRQWQATRQRGYASVSGHLLHGIASAAVPVLDAQGHLAGAFTSLGLHGSFDLSPDGEPVRALSAAAADCSRRLGWSPSR, encoded by the coding sequence ATGTCAACAGATAGCAGCACGGGGATCCAATCAGCCGAAATCGCCCTGGACGTGCTGACCCGGCTGGCCGAATTGGGCGGCGCCCTGTCCGTGTCCGAACTGGGCCGCAGCCTGGACATGCCGCGTGCCAAGGTGCACCGCTACCTGGTGTCGCTGGAGCGGCGCGGTTATGTAGAGCAGGACGCGGCCAGCGCCCGCTATCGGCTAGGCCCGCAGGCCCTGCACACCGGGCTGGCGGCGCTGGCCGAGGTGGATTTCGTGAAGCTGGCCGCTGGCAGCCTGGACGGCCTGAGCGCCGCCATCGGCCAGACCGTATTCATTTCCGTCTGGGGCCAGCACGGCCCCACCATCGTGCAATGGCGCGACGCGCGGCTGCCGGTGACCGTCAACGTGCGGGTGGGCTCGGTGCTGCCGCTGCTCAACAGCGCCACCGGCCGGGTCTTCGCCGCCTGGCTGCCCGAATCCCTGGCCCTGCCGCGGGCGCTGGCCGAGTGGGATGCGCTGCGCGCCCATGACCCCGATGCCGCCCGGGTGCTGGACGCAACCGAACCGCCCGCCGATCCCGCCGCCGCGCTGCGCCGGCAATGGCAGGCGACGCGCCAGCGCGGCTACGCCAGCGTCAGCGGTCACTTGCTGCATGGCATCGCCTCGGCCGCGGTGCCGGTGCTGGACGCGCAAGGCCATCTGGCCGGCGCCTTCACCAGCCTGGGGCTGCACGGCAGCTTCGACCTGTCGCCGGACGGCGAACCCGTGCGGGCGCTGAGCGCGGCCGCGGCGGATTGTTCGCGCCGGCTGGGATGGAGCCCATCGCGCTGA
- the queA gene encoding tRNA preQ1(34) S-adenosylmethionine ribosyltransferase-isomerase QueA — MTQSLTVADFNYELPPELIAQAPAAERTGSRLLHLDGAGQLHDRQFADLAALLRPQDLLIFNDTRVIKARLNGHKITGGKIEVLVERITEPDRVLAHVRASKSPGPGMVLRLADAFDATVLGREGELFDIRFPGPVLDLLDAHGATPLPPYITHEADTGDDERYQTVYAREPGAVAAPTAGLHFDQPTLDRLAAMGVERAFVTLHVGAGTFQPVRVDNLADHVMHAEWFTVPQATVDAIAAARSRGGRVIAVGTTSVRALESAAAQTEGRTAPGLPLAAAQGDTRLFITPGYRYRVIDALVTNFHLPQSTLLMLVSALAGVEPIRRAYAHAVAERYRFFSYGDAMFIESPAP; from the coding sequence GTGACCCAGTCCCTCACCGTTGCCGATTTCAACTACGAACTGCCGCCCGAGCTCATCGCCCAGGCGCCCGCCGCCGAACGCACTGGCAGCCGCCTGCTGCACCTGGACGGCGCTGGCCAGCTGCATGACCGGCAGTTCGCCGACCTGGCCGCGCTGCTGCGTCCGCAAGACCTGCTGATCTTCAATGACACCCGCGTCATCAAGGCGCGGCTGAACGGCCACAAGATCACCGGCGGCAAGATCGAGGTGCTGGTCGAGCGTATCACCGAGCCCGACCGGGTCCTGGCCCACGTGCGCGCCAGCAAGTCGCCCGGCCCGGGCATGGTGCTGCGCCTGGCCGACGCCTTCGACGCCACCGTGCTGGGCCGCGAAGGCGAACTCTTCGACATCCGCTTCCCCGGCCCCGTGCTGGACTTGCTGGATGCCCACGGCGCGACGCCGCTGCCGCCCTACATCACGCACGAAGCCGATACCGGCGACGACGAGCGCTACCAAACGGTCTATGCCCGCGAGCCCGGCGCCGTGGCGGCCCCCACTGCCGGCCTGCATTTCGACCAGCCCACGCTGGACCGCCTGGCCGCGATGGGCGTCGAGCGCGCCTTCGTCACGCTGCACGTGGGCGCGGGCACCTTCCAGCCGGTGCGCGTGGACAATCTGGCCGACCACGTCATGCACGCCGAATGGTTCACCGTGCCGCAAGCCACGGTCGACGCGATCGCCGCCGCCCGCAGCCGCGGCGGCCGGGTCATCGCCGTCGGCACCACCAGCGTGCGCGCCCTGGAATCCGCGGCCGCCCAGACCGAAGGGCGCACCGCCCCCGGCCTGCCGCTGGCCGCCGCCCAGGGCGACACCCGTCTCTTCATCACCCCCGGTTACCGCTACCGCGTCATCGACGCCCTGGTCACCAACTTCCACCTGCCCCAGTCGACCCTGCTGATGCTGGTGTCGGCGCTGGCCGGCGTAGAACCGATACGCCGCGCCTACGCCCACGCCGTCGCCGAGCGCTACCGCTTCTTCAGCTATGGCGACGCCATGTTTATCGAGTCCCCCGCCCCATGA
- the tgt gene encoding tRNA guanosine(34) transglycosylase Tgt, translated as MTGLNFELLATDGGARRGRITLNHGVVETPIFMPVGTYGSVKAMMPHELKEIGSQIVLGNTFHLWLRPGTEIMEKHGGLHGFMQWDKPILTDSGGFQVFSLQGMRKITEEGVKFASPIDGARLFLTPEESMRIQRSLNSDIVMVFDECTPYEIDGRPATVEEAARSMRMSLRWARRSREEFDRLQNPNALFGIVQGGMYEALRDESLAGLQEIGFHGYAIGGLSVGEPKEDMMRILAHVTPKLPAQAPRYLMGVGTPEDLVEGVSRGVDMFDCVMPTRNARNGWLFTRFGDVKIRNAKYRDDTRPLDPSCGCHTCANFSRAYLHHLQRANEITGARLNTLHNLHFYLTIMKEMREAIAEGRFDAWRAQFAADRERGIE; from the coding sequence ATGACCGGACTGAATTTCGAACTGCTCGCCACCGACGGCGGCGCCCGCCGCGGCCGCATCACGCTGAACCACGGCGTGGTCGAGACGCCCATCTTCATGCCAGTCGGCACCTATGGCAGCGTCAAGGCCATGATGCCGCACGAACTGAAGGAAATCGGCTCGCAGATCGTGCTGGGCAACACCTTCCACCTGTGGCTGCGCCCGGGCACGGAAATCATGGAAAAGCACGGCGGCCTGCATGGCTTCATGCAGTGGGACAAGCCCATCCTGACGGATTCCGGCGGCTTCCAGGTGTTCAGCCTGCAAGGCATGCGCAAGATCACCGAGGAAGGCGTGAAGTTCGCCTCGCCGATCGACGGCGCGCGGCTGTTCCTGACGCCGGAAGAATCCATGCGCATCCAGCGCTCGCTGAATTCCGACATCGTCATGGTGTTCGACGAATGCACGCCCTATGAAATCGACGGCCGGCCCGCCACCGTCGAAGAAGCCGCCCGCTCCATGCGCATGTCGCTGCGCTGGGCGCGCCGCTCGCGCGAGGAATTCGACCGCCTGCAGAACCCCAACGCCCTGTTCGGCATCGTCCAGGGCGGCATGTACGAAGCCCTGCGCGATGAATCCCTGGCCGGGCTGCAAGAGATCGGCTTCCACGGCTACGCCATCGGCGGCTTGTCGGTCGGCGAGCCCAAGGAAGACATGATGCGCATCCTGGCGCACGTCACGCCCAAGCTGCCGGCCCAGGCGCCGCGCTACCTGATGGGCGTGGGCACGCCGGAAGACCTGGTCGAGGGCGTGAGCCGCGGCGTGGACATGTTCGACTGCGTCATGCCCACCCGCAACGCCCGCAACGGCTGGCTGTTCACGCGTTTCGGCGACGTCAAGATCCGCAATGCCAAATACCGCGACGACACCCGCCCGCTGGATCCCAGCTGCGGCTGCCATACCTGCGCGAACTTCTCGAGGGCCTACCTGCACCACCTGCAGCGCGCCAACGAAATCACCGGCGCGCGCCTGAACACCCTGCACAACCTGCATTTCTATCTGACCATCATGAAGGAAATGCGCGAAGCCATCGCCGAGGGCCGCTTCGACGCCTGGCGCGCGCAGTTCGCGGCAGACCGGGAGCGCGGCATCGAGTAG
- a CDS encoding IclR family transcriptional regulator, translating into MRGAQSIGRALDLLRLLSVEQAGGMALRDLVAHSGLDRTTAYRMLSVLVSAGYARRDAVSGAYCLGLESMGMGLVALAQAPLTQICVPVMKALARRSDEHTFLVVRSGDYSHCLHLEEGSRPIRSYADYVGGARLLGLGIPSFALLAQWDDDRIGAHFERHRRQYLAKDLSLSKLLRWVRQARTQGYTQVSGQGVGGVGVAFAVGASGTAALGIVAPANRMPRSRGAELAQAIDEELRRFQIGPRR; encoded by the coding sequence GTGCGCGGAGCACAGAGCATCGGCCGGGCGTTGGACCTGCTGCGGCTACTGAGCGTCGAACAGGCGGGCGGCATGGCGCTGCGCGACCTGGTGGCGCATTCGGGGCTCGACCGGACGACCGCATATCGCATGTTGTCGGTGCTCGTATCCGCTGGCTATGCAAGGCGCGACGCGGTCAGCGGCGCCTATTGCCTGGGATTGGAGTCGATGGGGATGGGCCTGGTGGCGTTGGCGCAGGCGCCGCTGACGCAGATCTGTGTTCCCGTCATGAAGGCGCTGGCGCGCCGTTCGGATGAGCACACTTTCCTGGTGGTCCGTAGTGGCGACTACAGCCACTGCCTGCATCTGGAGGAAGGTTCGCGCCCCATCCGGTCCTACGCCGATTACGTGGGAGGAGCGCGTCTGCTGGGGTTGGGTATTCCCAGCTTTGCGTTGCTGGCGCAATGGGACGACGACAGGATCGGAGCGCATTTCGAACGCCACCGGCGGCAATACCTGGCGAAAGACCTGTCGCTGTCGAAATTGCTGCGCTGGGTTCGGCAGGCGCGCACGCAAGGCTATACCCAGGTGAGCGGCCAAGGCGTGGGGGGAGTGGGCGTGGCATTCGCCGTCGGCGCCAGCGGCACCGCGGCGCTAGGGATAGTTGCGCCGGCGAACCGCATGCCGCGCAGTCGCGGCGCGGAATTGGCGCAGGCCATCGACGAGGAGCTTCGCCGCTTCCAGATCGGCCCCCGCCGCTAG
- a CDS encoding acyl-CoA carboxylase subunit beta, with translation MIPYQSRLPAGSPAFTEQRAGMLALIAEMRALEQRARDASERAAPAFARRGALLPRERVDRLLDPGRPFLPLATLAGYGMDGADLDACVPGGSQIAGIGYVSGVRCMVIATDSGIEAGALTEAGNMKLMRCQEIALENRLPFVHLVESAGANLRKYRVDKFIRGGGMFYNLARLSAAGLPVITVVHGSSTAGGAYMPGLSDYVIMVRRQAKAFLAGPPLLKAATGEVASAEELGGADMHARISGLAEYVAEDDAHAIAIARAVLDTLPWPRAAAAGIATPPRLDPDELAGVMVLEHRRPIDMREIIARVVDDSLWLDFKPDYGAQTICGHARIDGHAVGVVSNNGPIDPAGATKATQFIHLCNQSGTPLLFLQNTTGFIVGRASEEAGMIKHGSKMIQALSNSRVPQITIHCGASFGAGNYGMCGRAFRPRFCFSWPNARTAVMGGEQAAGTLEIIARQQAERGGRPVDEAALAAQKAEVIANFDRQARAFYTSGHLLDDGVIDPRDTRAVLAFVLATIAEGQARSPQPMQFGVPRF, from the coding sequence ATGATTCCCTACCAATCCCGCCTTCCCGCCGGATCCCCCGCCTTCACCGAACAACGCGCCGGCATGCTGGCCCTCATCGCAGAAATGCGGGCGCTTGAACAACGCGCCCGCGACGCGTCCGAGCGCGCCGCACCGGCCTTCGCTCGGCGCGGCGCCTTGTTGCCGCGTGAACGTGTCGACCGCCTGCTTGACCCTGGCCGGCCTTTCCTGCCGCTGGCGACGCTGGCGGGATACGGCATGGATGGCGCCGACCTGGACGCCTGCGTACCGGGAGGGTCGCAGATCGCCGGGATCGGCTACGTCAGCGGCGTGCGCTGCATGGTCATCGCCACGGACTCCGGCATCGAGGCCGGCGCGCTCACGGAAGCCGGCAATATGAAGCTCATGCGCTGCCAGGAGATCGCGCTCGAGAACCGCCTGCCCTTCGTGCATCTGGTGGAGTCCGCCGGCGCCAACCTGCGCAAGTACCGAGTCGACAAATTCATCCGCGGCGGCGGCATGTTCTACAACCTGGCGCGCCTGTCGGCCGCCGGCCTGCCGGTCATCACCGTGGTGCATGGCTCATCGACCGCGGGCGGCGCCTACATGCCGGGCCTGTCCGACTACGTAATCATGGTGCGCAGACAGGCCAAGGCGTTCCTCGCCGGCCCCCCGTTACTCAAAGCGGCGACGGGCGAAGTGGCCAGCGCCGAAGAACTGGGCGGCGCCGACATGCACGCCCGCATCAGCGGCCTGGCCGAATACGTGGCGGAAGACGACGCCCACGCCATCGCCATCGCCCGCGCGGTGTTGGACACCCTGCCCTGGCCGCGGGCGGCCGCCGCGGGCATCGCCACTCCGCCACGCCTGGATCCGGACGAATTGGCTGGCGTCATGGTGCTGGAGCACCGCCGGCCCATCGATATGCGGGAAATCATTGCTCGCGTGGTGGACGATTCTCTTTGGCTCGACTTCAAGCCGGACTATGGCGCGCAGACAATCTGCGGACATGCCCGCATCGACGGCCACGCGGTGGGAGTCGTCAGCAACAACGGTCCCATCGATCCTGCAGGCGCGACCAAAGCAACGCAATTCATCCATCTCTGCAATCAATCCGGCACGCCGCTGCTGTTCTTGCAGAACACCACCGGCTTCATCGTGGGCCGCGCCTCGGAAGAGGCCGGCATGATCAAGCATGGCTCGAAGATGATCCAGGCTCTGTCCAACTCCCGCGTGCCGCAGATCACCATCCATTGCGGCGCCTCTTTCGGCGCGGGCAACTACGGCATGTGCGGACGCGCATTCCGCCCCCGCTTCTGCTTCTCGTGGCCCAATGCCCGCACCGCGGTCATGGGCGGCGAGCAAGCGGCCGGCACGCTGGAGATCATCGCCCGCCAGCAAGCCGAACGCGGCGGACGTCCCGTTGACGAGGCGGCCCTGGCCGCACAGAAGGCCGAAGTCATCGCGAATTTCGACCGGCAGGCCCGCGCCTTCTACACCAGCGGACACTTGCTCGACGACGGCGTGATCGATCCGCGGGACACCCGCGCGGTGCTCGCGTTCGTGCTTGCCACCATCGCCGAAGGCCAGGCGCGATCGCCGCAGCCGATGCAATTCGGCGTGCCGCGCTTCTGA
- a CDS encoding acyl-CoA dehydrogenase family protein, translated as MLYTQQHRELMDSLRRFIAAEIDPYVDEWEAAEIFPARELFRKMGPLGYLGITKPEAYGGLGLDFSYAMAASEAMGYARAQGVAMGIGVQTNMATPALAAFGSDALRQEFLAPAIAGEAVASIGVSEQGAGSDVASLKTRARRDGDDYVISGSKMWITNGTQADWICLLCNTSEGNPHKNKSLIVVPLRENGKRVRGVEVQKIRKLGMWSSDTAQIFLDEVRVPVRNRIGEEGMGFIYQMKQFQEERLDGAARRLAAIMWIQETVDYLRQRQAFGRPLLDNQYIQFKLAELKTELEALRGLIYLATQTYIEGGDVVELASMAKLKAGRLSREITDWCMQFQGGMGYTWDNPVSRAYRDYRLCSIGGGADEVMLMVIARHMGLMAKKA; from the coding sequence ATGCTCTACACCCAGCAACACCGCGAACTGATGGACAGCCTCAGGCGCTTCATCGCCGCCGAGATCGACCCTTACGTGGACGAATGGGAAGCCGCCGAGATCTTCCCGGCGCGCGAACTGTTCAGGAAGATGGGGCCACTGGGATACCTGGGCATTACGAAGCCCGAAGCCTACGGTGGCCTGGGCTTGGACTTCTCATACGCCATGGCGGCCTCCGAGGCCATGGGATACGCCCGCGCGCAAGGAGTCGCGATGGGCATCGGCGTACAGACCAATATGGCCACCCCCGCGCTGGCCGCGTTCGGCTCCGACGCGCTGCGCCAGGAGTTCCTGGCGCCCGCGATAGCTGGCGAGGCGGTCGCGTCCATCGGCGTATCCGAACAGGGCGCGGGATCGGATGTGGCATCTCTCAAGACCCGCGCGCGGCGCGACGGCGACGACTATGTGATCAGCGGATCGAAGATGTGGATCACCAATGGCACCCAGGCAGACTGGATCTGCCTGTTGTGCAATACCTCCGAGGGCAATCCGCACAAGAACAAGTCGCTCATCGTGGTGCCGCTGCGGGAAAACGGCAAACGCGTGCGCGGCGTCGAGGTGCAGAAGATCCGCAAGCTCGGCATGTGGAGTTCGGACACCGCGCAGATCTTCCTCGACGAAGTCCGCGTGCCCGTGCGCAACCGCATCGGCGAGGAAGGCATGGGCTTCATCTACCAGATGAAGCAGTTCCAGGAAGAGCGTCTGGACGGCGCAGCGCGGCGGCTGGCCGCCATCATGTGGATTCAGGAGACCGTGGACTACCTGCGGCAACGCCAGGCCTTCGGCCGCCCGCTGCTGGACAACCAGTACATCCAGTTCAAACTGGCCGAACTCAAGACCGAACTGGAGGCGCTGCGCGGGCTGATCTATCTTGCGACCCAAACCTATATCGAAGGCGGCGACGTCGTCGAGCTTGCGTCCATGGCCAAGCTGAAGGCAGGACGCCTGTCGCGCGAGATCACCGATTGGTGCATGCAATTCCAGGGCGGCATGGGCTACACCTGGGACAACCCGGTGTCCCGCGCCTATCGCGACTACCGGCTGTGCTCCATCGGCGGAGGCGCCGACGAGGTCATGCTGATGGTGATCGCCCGCCACATGGGCCTGATGGCCAAGAAAGCCTGA
- a CDS encoding enoyl-CoA hydratase/isomerase family protein produces MEHVYQHLIVTRLRGLLFVTLNRPETRNALGAEVVAEMDRAIAGAPGEPPPRAVILRGSGGFFSAGGNVGNFSAHLGEPAPQPDPVAARNREFGRFMERLAALPMPVIAAVEGAAMGGGMGLACAADIVLATRDARFALSETRLGLIPAQIAPFVVARLGLRVARRLGISGERIHGEAALRLGMADELADDSASLDILLARWLSDICACAPRANALIKPLLAECSAPPAAANGALDRAAALFARCLRDEGAEGIEAFRKRQPPRWAETIAAEDVRQACTSLLVP; encoded by the coding sequence ATGGAACACGTCTATCAGCATCTGATCGTCACGCGCCTGCGCGGCTTGTTGTTCGTGACGCTCAATCGTCCCGAAACGCGCAACGCGCTGGGCGCCGAAGTCGTGGCCGAAATGGACCGCGCCATTGCCGGCGCGCCCGGCGAGCCGCCGCCTCGGGCGGTGATCCTGCGTGGCAGCGGCGGCTTCTTCAGTGCCGGCGGCAACGTCGGCAACTTCTCCGCGCATCTTGGCGAACCCGCGCCGCAGCCCGACCCCGTAGCGGCGCGCAACCGCGAGTTCGGCCGCTTCATGGAGCGTCTGGCGGCGCTGCCCATGCCGGTCATCGCCGCCGTGGAAGGCGCGGCGATGGGCGGCGGCATGGGCCTGGCCTGCGCGGCGGACATCGTGCTGGCGACTCGGGACGCGCGCTTCGCGCTGAGCGAAACGCGGCTGGGCCTGATTCCGGCGCAGATCGCCCCCTTTGTCGTGGCGCGGCTGGGGTTGCGCGTCGCGCGCCGGCTGGGGATCAGCGGCGAGCGGATTCATGGAGAGGCAGCCCTGCGCCTGGGAATGGCGGACGAACTGGCTGACGACAGCGCATCGCTCGACATATTGCTGGCGCGCTGGCTTAGCGACATATGCGCCTGCGCGCCGCGCGCCAACGCGCTGATCAAGCCCCTGCTGGCCGAATGCTCCGCACCCCCTGCCGCCGCCAATGGCGCACTCGATCGCGCGGCCGCGCTGTTCGCCCGCTGCCTGCGCGACGAAGGCGCCGAAGGCATCGAGGCTTTCCGCAAGCGCCAGCCTCCGCGCTGGGCCGAAACCATTGCCGCCGAAGACGTGCGCCAGGCCTGCACCAGCCTGCTGGTCCCATAG